A region of the Fulvia fulva chromosome 7, complete sequence genome:
AGTTAGGCCTAGGGGTGGTTCAAGACGGCTACATAGGGTATTACGAGTAGTAGTAGACAAGGTAGTGCTAACAATAAGGCTTTTGAGCCGATTGTTATAAGAAGTGCCAGGATCTAAGCCCTCGGTCGAAAGGATTGTTACGTAGTGGAGTGGCGTAAGTTTTTGTGCgctataacaatagatagcGCACAAAAAGCATGTGAGACAGCATGTGAGACAGCATGTGAGGTGAATCCAACAATAGCTTCGTGTCGACAATAGCAGCTAGCGATATCAAAACTTCGACTCTTCGCAGTGTCACTTCCTCTTCCTTTCCTCAAGAACAACCGCCGCCAGCACACCTCACTGTCGTCGCCACTGCCGTCGTTGTTCTTTGTCGCTCTCGCTCGCAAGTCCGCACCACTATTATCACCACCAACCACCATGTCTAACGACGACTCGTTCGTCGGGCGTATTCTCGACATAGCAGACGTTCAATCGTAAGCACCTCACCCACCTTATTTGTGGTTGTCATCTAATAGCAATGTAGCACTACCACCGCCGTCACTGCTGCCCCTTAGGACGGCAGAACAGCAGAAGAAGTCTTACGCGGCGCTGCTGCTTCGTCGTCGGCTGGTCCGACACAAGAAGATGACTTTGTGCCGCCTGCTCCGTATGTCTTCGATGTAATCGCGTTGTCTGAGTTGTATTGTCCAACAAGTATACAGCTCCTCACCATCACCACCACCACAACAGCCTCCGGCTCGCGTTGGTCGCTTGCCTTCTCAACGCGGCCGTCTCCCTCGCCCTGGCCTGGCACCACCACCATCAGGATGATCTGCTGTTGCGCCGGCCTCTCGAGGCAATATCTACGATGTACCGGATTCCGATCCAGAGGACGAGGATGAGGACGAGGATGAAGATAATGCTGCTACTGCTGCTGCTGGTACTACTGCTACTACGGCATTCGTGCCACAGCCAGCTCGGATAGGTCGGCCTCGTAGCACTCGTGCCGCATACTATCGTCCTGTCGTCGCTGGAAGGTATTATCGCGTTTTAACGCAGCACGACTTTGATAGGCTTCGCGAAGCTAAGAAGCGCCGGTACTTACACGTAGATCGTATTGAGGAGGTTGCTAGGGAGGCTGAGGTTATGACCTTACTATGTCGCCGCTGCCTTAGTGATTTGCGAGGTAGGCATCCGTGCCGTAAATACACCCGCATTGCAGCATAGCAATGGGAGGGTGAGCAGGGTAGAGGGAAGTGTGGGCGTTGCCGCTAGCTTCGCAAGCCTTGTGAGGCATAGGTATTATAATATCCAGCTCTTGAGCAGCTTCCGAGCATGTCGTTGTCCTCTCTCTCTCGTCTCTCTCGTCTCAATCGTCCTCTCTCGACTTAATGTGATCGTGCGTGTCATGTTGTGTCGCATCGCTTTCGGCGTGTTGCTCGTTCGCTGCGATCCTTGGGTGCACATGGATCCCACAGACATTTTGTGCGCTATAATATATAATAGCGCACAAAAAGTATTTGGGAATATTGCAATGGTTGAGGTAGTTGAAGATTCGAAAATGGACTCGAAAGGAAAGACAGCATGGGATGACGAAACTATTCTCAGCAGTACGCACACATTTGGCAGGCTATTCTACATTCTGCGTAGACGGCAGCACCCGCAATTCGATCCTTCCcatcctcaacttctttgTTTCGAGGACAGCAACATTGAGCAATGCCAACCATCTCACGACCTACAGCTTCATCTTTTCACAATCCTACTGCCAACTCCTACTGCCCGCACGACTGCCACCACGACTGCTGGACATGAACTCCCGGTACTGCTCATTTGGCTGCCTGCCGCGCGTACGACTCTCGCGATGGGCATTGGACAGCGCTAGATCGGCTGTCGCTGGGTCCAAGGTGGAGCCATAATCTGAGGATGGTGCTTGTATGGCGGCTTTTGGACGCTTGGATACTGGCTCATCCGGTGGTGGTGACTCGTTCTGCTCACGACGACGAGACAATGGGGACTGCGGACGGTCGATGTCCATTGTACCCAGGTCGATCTCACCGCCAAACTCATCCTCGGTGTCTGTGTCATCGATGTTGGCAAAGCTGCGGTTCATGTCTTCTTGGGTTGGGAAAGAAACACCCGTCTTGCCAGTTGGTGCGTAGTACTCCTTCAAGCGAGCGCGATACACAGCGAGACCGACGTTGTATGGTGGAAGGTCAAGGAAGCGACACCACAGCTTGGCCTGGTCTCTAGAAGATGGCTCATCGTCGAAGTTGCTAACGTAGTTGACGGGGTCCTGAGGTGGGAGTGCGCCACCGCCAGTGTTGGACGAACCAGTTGCTGGAGTCTTCTGCTTAGATGAACCGGCTGCTGGTGTCTTCGGTTGCGACTGCGACTGCTTCTCTTGTTGCGATAGACGACCAGCTTCTGTCAAACCGGATCTGGCGATAGCATCCATCATGCGCTTACGACGAGAGGCTTCGGTGTCAGATGTGGCGCTAGCCTGTGCAGTGCCTACACCTGCATCACCCCCAAGCGTAGCAGCGACAGCAAGTGCATCAGCCTTCTTGCGAGCGTCCTTCTCAGCAGCCACACGCTCCTTGTATGCCTCCCAGTCGGCATACACCTGCGGCGCCATGCTATTAAAGGCAGTCATCAGATTCTGTATGCTCAGGCCGACGGCGTCGAATTTGGCCTGGTTCAGCTTTCGCCACTCCGCAAACTCCTTGGCCTTCGCATCCATTGCGGCCTCGGTCAATAGCGACCACTTGCTTGCCTTGGCTGCCTGAGTGAAGACATTAGCCAGATCCCAGATCAGAGTCTGCTCCATGAGGGTCTGCGCCGGAATGTCGAAGAACATGTTGCCAAAGGGATTATCGTATCCAGGAAGCTTGGATGCAGCATGTTGTGACAGCCACTGCTCGAGCAGAGGCACGGCGCAATACTGGCGTGTTCCGACATTGGGTAAGGCAGTCGGCGCTTTAATGCGACGCATGTGCTGCGGCGGCAAGATAATACCGCTCGTGCTTTCCAAATCCTTCTCTGGATACACGTCAATGTCTAGGAACTCCTGGTTGCAGCACTGGCCTTCCGGCGGTAGGTCCTGATAATACATCCGCTTGTGTTCCTACAGATACTCATTTATGACCTTGCGAGGACAGCCGCTGTTAACGAGGGCGAGCCATATTGGCGGGATCTTCTCGCGAGCCTGGATCTCATTCTTGTTCCAGACTTTCAAACCGTTGGCTCCGTACTGCTTAGGCTTCTTCTTACGGGTACCGAAGGCTGGGTCAGAAACCTCGTTAACCACGGAGCTAGCATTGGTGAAGTCGTCACCATCTTCATCCTTAGCAACACCAGCCTCTTCGCCGGGTGTTTGGGATTTTCGAAGCCTGCTAGGCAACATGCGAGTACGCGATGGATTGCGTCGTACAAGATCCGATGATGGACCCGCGGTTGCTACAATCGGAGCGACACCAGGAGCGACACTAGGCGGAAGAGGGTCATCCTTCTCGTCGTTGAAGTAATAGTACTGCAGGAAGGTAATGGCCTGGCCCTGTTCCATAATAGCACGGACAGCACGCCTAAGACGCTGGGTCAGGTTAGAAAGGTTGCGAGTAATAGGCGGTCGAGTCTGTGTAACACGCTTGATATCGCCGATGTTGATGCCGGTGCTCATAATGGTTGTCGCCTACAGAATGCGGAGCAGCGAGCTATCTGGAGGTGGGCCAACCTTCTCGAACTCGCTATACAACCAGTCTTAATCATGCTTAGCTATATAAGCAGTGTAGAAGCCGATGACCTTCTTCACATTGACGCCAGTGTCATCCTAGGTGTACTTCTTTTTTACATTAGTCTGGTCCTTAGTCAAGTCGACAAACTACTTTCGCATAATGCCAACACCGTTCTAGATTGCCTTGTAGCTATCGACGAAGTTGAGGGTCTTTGGAATCTTGTGGGGCGTGGCTTCTATCATGCCGTCGTCGCCTATCTGCGCCGCCTCATCGCACTCGAAATACAGGAAGTCGAAGTCACCGAGGTACTCTTGCGAAATGCGCTTAATAAGGTGACTAATAGTAGGCCTGTCACAGCTGCCGCGAATGACCTTCGTCTGATATGGATCAAGGCCACGTGGACGGAGCCCGAGGTGTTCGAACAGCCAGTCCTCTATAAGCCGCGGCAATGTTGCAGTCGAGCCATAGAACACGATATGTAGTGGTAGCACATTACGAATCTTTGCAAGCTGTGCAAACTCCGGACGGAAGCCCACCCATTGCTCTACAGTGAAGACCTTATTAATTATGATCGCGCCGACTCGATTGCTAATCTCTCGAAGCAACGAGAGGAACGCTGGGCTGTAGAGTTGCTCCGGTTCGGCGATGATATACTCAATTAGTGCTTGAACAATTTGCTCAGCCTACTTCGGGTTCGGCTTCTTCGTCTCCTCGTTGATAAACAGCACGTTGACTAAGTTGTTGTTCGCGTTTGTACGGGCGGAGTCGCTTACCTGTTCGACACCGAGGCGGTTAAGTAGTGTGACCTAGATGCTAATCAAGCCGGTGAGCATAACGAAGCCCTAGTAGATAAGACTCTTGCCTTCACCAGTACGGACAGCAAGCAAGGTGTCACTTAGTCCGAAGATCAAGCCCATCAACGAGTCGATCTGAATTTGCTTTGGCTCCTTTGTGGTGTCCTGTCTATACAACTGGCGTAAGCACCACTTTAAGCCATTCTTGATAATGTCGTGCCATACTGGCTGGGCTTCTGGTGTCTTGCTCGCATCGTGGACGAGTTGCTAGATGTGTTCGAGTGTGTACTCTAGATCACTAAGGATTATGTCGTAACGGAACCGGAAGTGCTGCTCATAGTCTGCACGTAGCAATGGCAAAGGCACATCTGGTATCGAGAAGCGAGGTCGCACACGTGTAAGTGCTTGTCGAGTCGGCAACGAGGCTGGTGCAACTAGATCTTCTGGTTGTTGGTTCGCTTGATGACCTCTCTTAGCCTTCGGCTTCCTGCTAGGCTTGCCTCCTGCGGCTGCTCGCTCCGCCTTCTTCGCCTCACGCAGTTGTTTGTGTGACTTTCCGTGGCCTAGAAGAAGTTGGCTCCGCCGCCTCGCAGCACATTTTACTAGTGAGGATGTAGCTTTCCGCAATAGGGCGCGGTTTGTCACCAGACGCTCCGCAGAGAGCCGCCTTGGCGGTATGCCTGAGGCAGCATCTGGTCACAAGATAGCAAGGCAACTGGGGAGAATAGGACGAAACAGAATAAGCCGACACCGCGCATCGCTGAAACAGGGTGACAAGTGGGCATGGGAGCTCCTTAGACCTTGTCCGATGTGCCGAGAGGTGACCAGTCTCTCTATCAAGGCTAGGGAGCGACAGTGGGCGAGGCTGTCTGTTGTTCTGCGGTATTGTGTAGCACCGGTCGTAATATGCCTAGTGTCAGGTGTTTGATTCGGGAGGAAGATACTGCCATTCTGTTTTACGCTCGTCGATAGGCGCCGTCGCAAACGCTATCGGGTCTTGGATAGGCGGGCAAGATATCTATCGGCTGTTGTGCTATTAATATGTATCGCAAGCAGCTAGGTATTAGAAACCTAGATAGCTAGTTGACTTCATATTGGCTAGATATCTACCTAGAGCAATACAACCTTGAAACAGCTAGGTATAGCAAACTTCAGTAGCTAGCTAACTTGATATTAACTAGATATCTACCTAGGCAGTAGATCCGGCCGAGAGAGAGATATACAGGTATAAGTAGACAGTAGATCTCTTCTACTCTACTGTTACTAAATCAACACTACGAATTTCGAAAAATCCTCAAGCCTACTAAGGTCTTTGTAGCCATAGTCATTTTAATAAGTCTATCGACTTACGTATCTATCATGAAGCTTTCCCTCCTTAGCGTAGAGCTTGCTCTCCTAGTAAATATACTACGAGCActactattactattacAATATATACTAACTACATTATTTAGATTGCTACTACTCTCCCACTTTGCTGGGCAGCTGCCCTCCCTGTAGGATTGGGAGTCGGGCTAGACTACTGTAACTCAAGTTGTACTAGGGCCTTCGACTGTTTGGGTCAATGTGGCAGATGCGACTTTCATAAGCTACAATGTGTCCACTAGAGGACTAGAGAGGAAGTGGAGAGAAGAGGAGGGGAGAGGTACGATAACTAGCGAGTAAATCGTACAGGTAGAAAGGGATAGTAAGCAGGCAGATAGACGGACGACGTTGCGACCTTATCCAACATAAGTCCTAGTCGTAACATTCGTTCATATTGAAGGCTTTTGGTCAATAGTTTCTCAAATGTGCTGCGAGGCGGCAGAGCCAAGCCCCGTAGAGTCCGACGAAGGCTCCTTGTTGAATCTACAGTATCTACGAGTGTCAACATCGCCGAGCGTACTACCGCAGCGAGCGTACTACCGCATCGACTGCTCGGGCGCATCGACTGCTCGGGCGCATCGACTGCTCGGGCGCATCGACTGCTCGGGCGCATCGACT
Encoded here:
- a CDS encoding Avr9, which translates into the protein MKLSLLSVELALLIATTLPLCWAAALPVGLGVGLDYCNSSCTRAFDCLGQCGRCDFHKLQCVH